The genome window CTCTTATAACGAGGGGTTTCGGGGAAAATAGCCATTATTTTCTTGATATTTTTTATCTGAGATTTTAGGTACTCATTAGTGATGCTATAAATTCAAAAGTGTGATTTTTTCTTTCCTAAATAATTCAAATAGCATAACAAGTCTGATCAGGTACGAACAAACTGCAAAAATATTAAAAAATGGGAGGAACCACTTTTTACGAGCACATAATGATAAACAAAATTTTTGGGGATTAGAAGATTGACAATTTCATTATTCATTCAACGTGTTGATTATAGAGTGTTTATTGGATGCAAAAAAAATGTTGGCCTTACTATATTATATTCCAACCATCAGAGAGTGGGTCTGACTCACTGGAGTGTAGGGGTGTGCTTGTCGATGTGTTGACATCGGCAAGTATTCTACTCCTGTTATTCAGCATTGCTAAAGCTTGAGTAAACTTAGTGGCTTGTGCTACTTCGTGTGCTGTGTGTCTTTCCTGGTTAGTAGTGGAGTAGTCATATGGCAAGCCACAACTGATCAGTAGCCTAAGAATTTCTACCTCTTGCTGGGTTGTAACGTCATAATCTTTTTGTGCCGCCCAATGCATGGCGGTGCTTCCCCCTAGATTTTTACAATTCAGGTCTGGTGGGCTTTCCTGTGTTAATAGTTTTTGCACAAGCCCTAGGTCAGTGTGGCCAATGGCGTGAAACAAAAGCCATTCAGGGCTGAGGTAGTCTTCGGGTTGTTTGCTAAATTTTTCTAGGTAATAAAAAATACGTTCATCAAGATCCCAGCTAAATGGGATAGTATTTGTTTGTGGATCTGGGCGGCAGGAATGTTTAACCAGGTAAAGAAATATCTCTTCTGATTTTTCAGCTCCAGCATCAAGTAAAACGTGTGTATGAGTTGTGTTGCCTTTTTTGGTAAGCGATGCACCATGCTCAACAAGAAACTGTACCAGCTCAAGGCTTTGAACATCATCGATTGCCAGTCTCAGGGGTGTTTTGGGGTTGCAGTATCTCATGCCTTCAAGGCGATCGATGTTGGCACCACGTTGTAAAAGCCACTGTGCAACGTTAAATTTTTTCTTGCTCCATGCTGCCAGCCAAAACATAGAGTACTCTGGCCAGTCAACGTTGACGTTAACATTGCCATTATTTTGTGCGATGAATTGTTCAAGTGTCGTGTAGTCTTCTTGCTCTATGGCTATTTCTACTTGTAGAGAGTGGATTTTTCTTTCGCTGCCTTGTAGTGATGTGGCGTTCATTGTTAGAAAGAGAAGTAGAATGTAAAACATTACATGAGCTCCCAGTCTTGCGTAATACTGGTTTCATAGTCCATCTCTTCATAATACTTTCGGTATTGCTCAGTAAAAAGTTCCTCACAATCGTGTGAATTTTCCGCCCCGTGAGCTCTAAGCAGATTGACAGCTCCGGGATTTTTTAGCAACATAGCACAGTCAAGGGGGGTAAAGCCGTTACGATTTGAGAGATCTGTTCTGGCACCGTGTTTCATGAGTAATTTGATAACTTGAAGTTGTTGATTGGTGCTTATATCTCTGCTTAGAACAGCAAGTTGTAACGGCGTATTGCCGTAGTAATCTTGAACATTAACGTTAACCGATGGATATTGCTCAAAAATATAGTTAATAGCTTCGACGTCATGACTTTCTGCAGCAACGAGCAGTTGTGACTCTGGGCTTGCGTAATCGTCTATTTTCTTGTTGTTATCCTGTAAGATTTTACAAATTACTTTCCAGGGAGCTATACAAAAATTTTTGCAGCGACCAAATTTTGAATCATATTTGCAGGTTTGCTCGACTAAGTAGAGCAATATGTCGGGAAATGGACACGTTGTCTCACATAGAAGGTGTGTGCTTTCACCTTTGAGATTGTAGATTAATGATGCACCATGTTCGCATAGAAATTTTACATGTTTGAGTGAAGGGAGTAAGTTTGCGTAGTTGAAAAGGAGTGGTCTTTTTTGTGTGCCTTGCAAAAAATTTATATCAGCACCTTGTGTAAATAACCACAGGGCAACATCAAAACAGTCGTTATCAAGGGTGAAGCCAAGCAATGTTTTATGGAAGTCTGGAGATGCGACATTTGGGTTGTTATCGTGTTCTCGTAAGAAGTTTGTCAGGTAGATGTAGTTCCTATTGTTTAGTGCACTGAGCAGATCAATAAATAGATCATCCGCTTTACCGAACGTGTCCATACTGCACAAAGAAAAGGTGTATAAACAAAAAAATAGACAGAAGAGTACTCTCATCTTTTTTCTCCTTTTTTAACTTTTTAATTTTTGAAAAGTGTAGCAATATCGGTCAGTGAATGCGAGCTTTGAGAATACAAAAAAAAGCGGGTCGCAATTTTTACGACCCGCTTTTTTTAAATTGAGAAGGAGAAATGTTTTAGTACATTCCACCCATGCCGCCCATGCCGCCCATGCCAGGCATTGCGCCGTGACCATGTCCGCCAGCAGTGGCTTCTTTTTCTTCTGGAAGATCTGAAATCATAGCTTCAGTTGTCAAAAGCAATGATGCAATTGATGCAGCATTTTGCAATGCTGAGCGTGTAACCTTGGTTGGGTCAATAACGCCAGCCTCAAACATGTCTACATATTTTTCGCTGCGTGCATCAAAACCGATGTTGGTTGCTTCTTTGCGAATGCGTTCGATAACAACCGATGACTCATAACCAGCATTGCTTGAAATGATGCGTGCAGGTTCTTCAAGCGCTCGGCGAATAAGTGTTAAGCCAACAAGTTGGTCACCGTCAAGCTTGAGGCCATCAAGTGCCTTTTGTGCGCGAAGTAGTGCAACGCCACCGCCTGAGACAACGCCTTCTTCAACCGCTGCGCGTGTTGCATGTAGCGCATCTTCTACGCGGTCTTTCTTTTCTTTCATTTCGGTTTCAGTTGCTGCACCGATTTTGATAACAGCCACACCTTCTGAAAGTTTTGCAAGACGCTCTTGGAGTTTTTCTTTGTCGTAGTCTGAAGTTGCGTTTACAATTTCGGCTTTGATTTGGTCGATGCGTGCTTTCAAGTTAGCTTCTGATCCTTGTCCATCAACAATGGTGCAGTTGTCTTTGGTAACGCGTACCTTTTTAGCGCGACCAAGGTCGTTGAACGTTAGGTTATCAAGTTTGATGCCAAGTTCGTCAGAAACTAGTTGACCACCAGTTAAGACTGCAAGGTCGCCAAGCATTGCTTTTTTGCGGTCGCCAAAGCCTGGAGCTTTAACTGCTGCAACGTTGATGGTGCCACGCATTTTGTTTACAACCAAGGTGGCAAGTGCTTCGCCTTCAATATCCTCAGCAATAATGAAAAGTGGAATACCTTGTTTTGCTACGTGCTCAAGAATTGGCAGCAACTCTTTCATGTTGCTGATTTTTTTGTCACACAACAAGATAGCAGGGTTTTCAAGTACAGCTTCCATCTTTTCTGTGTTGGTTACAAAGTAAGGAGAAAGGTAGCCACGGTCAAATTGCATACCTTCAACAACTTCAAGTTCGCTTTCAATACCTTTAGCTTCTTCAACGGTGATAACACCATGACGGCCAACTTTTTCCATTGCGTCAGCAATGAGTTTGCCGATGTATGCATCGTTGTTTGCAGAAATTGTTGCAACTTGCTCGATGCCTGACTTGTCTTCAACATTTTTAGACATTTTTTGAAGTTCTTTAACAATTACTTCAACAGCTGCGTCAATACCACGTTTCATTTCCATTGGTTTTGCGCCAGCTGCCAAGTTTTTCAAACCTTCACGGTAGATTGCTTGTGCAAGTACGGTTGCGGTTGTTGTTCCATCACCCGCAATGTCTGCAGTTTTTGAAGCAACTTCACGCACCATCTGTGCGCCCATGTTTTGAAACTTGTCTTTAAGTTCAATGCCCTGAGCAACCGTGACACCGTCTTTGGTGATGGTTGGGGAACCGAATGATTTTTCAATTGCAACGTTACGACCTTTTGGTCCTAGGGTTACTTTGACTGCATTGGCTAGAAGGTCTACACCTTCCATAATTTTAGAGCGAGCTGAGTCGCCAAATATAATTTTTTTTGCCATAGGTTAAAATCCTTTTTTCGTGTTTTTAATCGCTATAACTTATTTGTTTACAACGCCAAGAACTTCTTCTTCGCGCAAAATCAAATATTCTTGTCCGTCAAGTTTGACTTCGGTGCCAGAGTACTTGCCAAAAAGAACTGTATCACCTTCTTTAACTTTGAGTGGGCGAGCTGTGCCGTCGTTGAGTATCTTTCCTTCGCCTACACACTTTACAGCACCAAGTTGCGTTTTTTCTTGTGCGGTGTCAGGAATGTAAATGCCTCCAGCAGACTTTTGTTCGCTTTCAAGGCGTTGAATCAACACGCGGTCATAAAGAGGAGTAATGGATGTTGCCATGACCTTCTTCCTTCCTGTTTTAAGTTGTTGGTGTTTTATATTTTAAATAACAACGCTGTGTTGTATTTGATAGGTTTTTACACCTTCAATACTCGGTTTTAGTATACGTTCAAACTACAAAAAATCAATGATATTTTATAGTAATGTACTAAGATTTTTTAAGTCACAAATTTTAGTTTGATTATGATTGACATATAAGATTTCTTTGAGGAAGTGTTTCTTCTTCGTAGTTTTCTTGATGTTTAATTTTTATAATTGAAAATTATTTTATTGGATCAGTATAATTAAGTGGTCAAGCTACATAATCTTATTTGAATATTGCGGGGGAAATAGTAATGAAGTGCAGGCTGTTTTGTCTAGTGACTGTTGCGGCTGTTCTTGTGTCCCATTCTTTGGTTGCCCGTCCATCGGTGCGCTCACTCAAGGGAGTTGATGCGCTTTTCAAGCCTGAGTACCAGTTGCTCTCACCCAGTTATGGGTGCTTGTTTGCCGAGTCTGACATTGCCCAGACATTGTACCGATTTGTTTCTGAAGATTTTGACAAGCCATTGCATGACGTGTTGCATACACTATTTCGTTTGGATGCCGACAACATTAATTTTCGTGTGCAGCAGTCATTGTCTGGGTTTGTCTCACATCTGAAACCACGTCATATTGGCATGTTGATGGGACTGGTTGTGCTAAGTCGTAGTATCCCAAACGATATTGCAGCGATTATAGCAGAGGATATTGGTCTCGGTCTAAATGCTCATGCCAAGGATATGAAAGAAAAAATTGATAAGGCCAAAGCAGCAGTACCAAATTCTGGAGAAATTATTACTCTACTTTCAGCATTGGGGAAAAACAATCAGGCAGCGCTAAAAAAATATGAGGACTTGGTTAGCAAGATTAAGAACAAACAGCAATTAAACAGAGATGATAAAAAACATAAAGCTATTCTATCATTTTTAACCGGCAATGATTTTGAAAGTATTGCCCCTGATTTTGATTGGAAGGAAAATATAAACCCAGAAAGCCGAAGAAGGATTGAGCAAATACGTGGGCTGCAAGATGAAAACAACCGTGTGGGCAAAGCCCAAAAAACATTGACCAGCAGTGTATTAGAGCTGGTCAAGAATTTACGTTTAATTGATCAGGAAAAACGTTTTCCTGGCCTCGACCAGGTTTCTTCAGGTGTTATCGCAGCATCCTCAGGAGTCATTTCCGACCAGTCAAATGTCATCCCGGCCCCCGAGCCGGGATCCATTCTCCCCCTCGTTTTACTCAACGTATTTTTATGGGAAAAATGCTTCTCACGTGTGGATATGCAAGCATATATCAATGGATTGCGTAGTGTTGCGTCAGATGTTTTTTCAAGTGAAGAAAAGCTTGATGCTGACGGGCAAAAAGCTCAATATTCGCTTGAAGAAACCGTGAAATTAAAAAAAGAGTTATTTAGTAGGATTAGTAAAGAAGGGGATGATGCTTTGGGTGCTGAAGAGGTAATGGTTGGTTTTTTTGCCCAAAACAGATTACCTAAGCCGCTGTGTTATGGAAATGCAGTTTTTGAAGGGAAGAGTTTTGCGGACTGTGGTGAAACGTCGCTGCGTAATTTTTTCAATCTTTTGTTTTTTAATGATAAAACCCAAAAATTTGATCAAGAAAAAATCGATAAGCTTGAAAAAGAAGGTTTTGTCATTGACGAAAAAATTAAAGTTTTTTATAAATCGTTTCCAGATTGTGCGCGTGGTACAACACCTCAAGCGCGCAATGAATGGGCTAAGATAACCTCTGATATTAACGGGGTTGTGTATAACAACAAAAACTGTGAAATATCATCACGTAATGGTGGTATGAAAAATATGTGCCGTGTGCTTAGGCACTTGATTGTTTTCCCTGCTGATACCCCAATAACTGATTCACTAGAAGATAATGTAATTTTGTATTTGTGGCGCGGGCAAACAGGTGACTTGACGGGGGGGA of Campylobacterota bacterium contains these proteins:
- a CDS encoding ankyrin repeat domain-containing protein — protein: MFYILLLFLTMNATSLQGSERKIHSLQVEIAIEQEDYTTLEQFIAQNNGNVNVNVDWPEYSMFWLAAWSKKKFNVAQWLLQRGANIDRLEGMRYCNPKTPLRLAIDDVQSLELVQFLVEHGASLTKKGNTTHTHVLLDAGAEKSEEIFLYLVKHSCRPDPQTNTIPFSWDLDERIFYYLEKFSKQPEDYLSPEWLLFHAIGHTDLGLVQKLLTQESPPDLNCKNLGGSTAMHWAAQKDYDVTTQQEVEILRLLISCGLPYDYSTTNQERHTAHEVAQATKFTQALAMLNNRSRILADVNTSTSTPLHSSESDPLSDGWNII
- a CDS encoding ankyrin repeat domain-containing protein translates to MRVLFCLFFCLYTFSLCSMDTFGKADDLFIDLLSALNNRNYIYLTNFLREHDNNPNVASPDFHKTLLGFTLDNDCFDVALWLFTQGADINFLQGTQKRPLLFNYANLLPSLKHVKFLCEHGASLIYNLKGESTHLLCETTCPFPDILLYLVEQTCKYDSKFGRCKNFCIAPWKVICKILQDNNKKIDDYASPESQLLVAAESHDVEAINYIFEQYPSVNVNVQDYYGNTPLQLAVLSRDISTNQQLQVIKLLMKHGARTDLSNRNGFTPLDCAMLLKNPGAVNLLRAHGAENSHDCEELFTEQYRKYYEEMDYETSITQDWELM
- the groL gene encoding chaperonin GroEL (60 kDa chaperone family; promotes refolding of misfolded polypeptides especially under stressful conditions; forms two stacked rings of heptamers to form a barrel-shaped 14mer; ends can be capped by GroES; misfolded proteins enter the barrel where they are refolded when GroES binds) — encoded protein: MAKKIIFGDSARSKIMEGVDLLANAVKVTLGPKGRNVAIEKSFGSPTITKDGVTVAQGIELKDKFQNMGAQMVREVASKTADIAGDGTTTATVLAQAIYREGLKNLAAGAKPMEMKRGIDAAVEVIVKELQKMSKNVEDKSGIEQVATISANNDAYIGKLIADAMEKVGRHGVITVEEAKGIESELEVVEGMQFDRGYLSPYFVTNTEKMEAVLENPAILLCDKKISNMKELLPILEHVAKQGIPLFIIAEDIEGEALATLVVNKMRGTINVAAVKAPGFGDRKKAMLGDLAVLTGGQLVSDELGIKLDNLTFNDLGRAKKVRVTKDNCTIVDGQGSEANLKARIDQIKAEIVNATSDYDKEKLQERLAKLSEGVAVIKIGAATETEMKEKKDRVEDALHATRAAVEEGVVSGGGVALLRAQKALDGLKLDGDQLVGLTLIRRALEEPARIISSNAGYESSVVIERIRKEATNIGFDARSEKYVDMFEAGVIDPTKVTRSALQNAASIASLLLTTEAMISDLPEEKEATAGGHGHGAMPGMGGMGGMGGMY
- a CDS encoding co-chaperone GroES, yielding MATSITPLYDRVLIQRLESEQKSAGGIYIPDTAQEKTQLGAVKCVGEGKILNDGTARPLKVKEGDTVLFGKYSGTEVKLDGQEYLILREEEVLGVVNK
- a CDS encoding ankyrin repeat domain-containing protein, which gives rise to MKCRLFCLVTVAAVLVSHSLVARPSVRSLKGVDALFKPEYQLLSPSYGCLFAESDIAQTLYRFVSEDFDKPLHDVLHTLFRLDADNINFRVQQSLSGFVSHLKPRHIGMLMGLVVLSRSIPNDIAAIIAEDIGLGLNAHAKDMKEKIDKAKAAVPNSGEIITLLSALGKNNQAALKKYEDLVSKIKNKQQLNRDDKKHKAILSFLTGNDFESIAPDFDWKENINPESRRRIEQIRGLQDENNRVGKAQKTLTSSVLELVKNLRLIDQEKRFPGLDQVSSGVIAASSGVISDQSNVIPAPEPGSILPLVLLNVFLWEKCFSRVDMQAYINGLRSVASDVFSSEEKLDADGQKAQYSLEETVKLKKELFSRISKEGDDALGAEEVMVGFFAQNRLPKPLCYGNAVFEGKSFADCGETSLRNFFNLLFFNDKTQKFDQEKIDKLEKEGFVIDEKIKVFYKSFPDCARGTTPQARNEWAKITSDINGVVYNNKNCEISSRNGGMKNMCRVLRHLIVFPADTPITDSLEDNVILYLWRGQTGDLTGGKVSGYFQGRSEIDFGKGLHWNFYQGHFELIIPAIERIYQASQYIQKCLTGQEQGKYNFVRTLIASFLAKEEAGLTDYVACLEKVTDEQKKRFALCLLEPRYVLRAVCVPFPREASLQAFGQYLANIRDNIDSTWFDRIIALTAELQFLRDADVVKIAQVLAEYSVDFDKYVQTFLPADKLKDFLINDIDYAFKVITFLWTLGNNDKYQEACFDFTSRLISEQRDIMQKRNAKQEGLLHAATRAENIEIIKVLQKFEGVDVNMQDDSGNTPLYAAVSQRNIEIVKVLLGSKGIDVNRQDLSGAAPLHRALLENNIEIAQELLKAEGIDVNKPNKPGDTPLHMAVSERNVKGVQVLRGAKGIEVNKPNKFGVTPLHLAVNREDEEVVQALLNFEGIAVNERDMSGATALLDAVKRGNFAIVNALFAKGADVSLKDKQGKSAIDVARENGFTEIVELLEQAQEKQSESSDQ